The DNA sequence AGGTGATCAGCCAGCAGGAGGCGATCGCCGGCCTCGCGGTCCCCGTCAGCGCGGACGCCAACGACGGCACCCTCCGGACGTCCGACGGAAGCACCGCCTACCTCTACCGGTCGACCCTCGTCTACGACGCCAAGGCCGACACGATGACCGATACCAAGAGCGGCGTCGTCTACTCGGACACCGGTCGCGGCGCGTTCACCGCCCCGAACGGCAAGGAGCTGCTGCCGGGCTGGCAGATCCCGGTCGGCCTCGACAACTTCTTCCGCGCGTTCGGCACCGAGTCGATCCGCGGGCCGCTCGTGCAGGTCACCGTCTGGACGTTCGCGTTCGCGGTGCTCTCGGTCCTGACGACCTTCGTGCTCGGACTCTTCCTCGCGCTCGTCTTCAACGACTGGAGGATGCGCGGGCGCAAGTTCTACCGGGTCGCGATGATCCTGCCGTACGCGTTCCCCGCGTTCCTCTCGGCGCTGGTGTGGGCCGGCATGCTCAACCCCGACTTCGGCTTCGTCAACCAGGTGCTCTTCGGCGGGGCCAAGATCCCGTGGCTCACGAACGAGTGGCTGGCGCGGGGAAGCATCCTGTTCGTGAACCTCTGGATGGGATTCCCCTACATGTTCCTCGTCTGCACGGGTGCGCTCCAGGCGATCCCGAGCGAACTGGAGGAGGCCGCCCGCGTCGACGGGGCCACCGCCTGGCAGGCATTCCGGCGCGTGAAGTTCCCGCTCCTCCTCGTGTCGCTCGCGCCCCTCCTGATCAGCTCGTTCGCGTTCAACTTCAACAACTTCAACTTGATCTACATGCTGACGAACGGCGGCCCCCAGCTGCCCGACGCCGGGATCAACGTCGGGTCGACCGACATCCTCATCTCGATGGTCTACAAGGTCGCGTTCGTCGGGGCCAACCGCGACTACGGGCTCGCCAGCGCCTTCTCGATCATCATCTTCGTGCTCGTCGCCGCGATCTCGGCGATCAGCTTCCGACAGACCAAGGCCCTCGAGGAGCTGACATGACCGCCACGTCCGCCACCCGTCGCCGTCCGACCTTCGGGCGCTGGTTCCGGCAGACCGGCTGGCGCCACCTCGTCGGCGTCGTCATGGTGGTCTTCGCCGCGTTCCCCCTTCTCTATGTGCTGTCCGCCTCCCTTCGCCCGGGTGGCACGCTCATGACGGCGAACGCCCCGTTCAGCTCGCTCGACCCGAGCAACTACGTGCGGCTGTTCCAGCTTCCGCAGCAGCCGTATGCCGCGTGGTTCGCGAACACGCTCGTGATCGGGATCGCGACCTCGGTCGGCTCCGTGTTCCTCGGCGCGCTGGCCGCGTACTCGTTCTCGCGGATGCGCTTCACCGGCCGCCGCGTGGGGCTCCTGTCCCTCCTCCTCGTGCAGATGTTCCCGCAGCTGCTCGCGATGGTGGCGATCTTCCTGCTGCTGAACGGGATCGGCGACGTCTTCCCGCCGCTGGGGCTCGACAGCCAGATCGGGCTGATCATGGTCTAC is a window from the Leifsonia sp. AG29 genome containing:
- a CDS encoding sugar ABC transporter permease, giving the protein MTATSATRRRPTFGRWFRQTGWRHLVGVVMVVFAAFPLLYVLSASLRPGGTLMTANAPFSSLDPSNYVRLFQLPQQPYAAWFANTLVIGIATSVGSVFLGALAAYSFSRMRFTGRRVGLLSLLLVQMFPQLLAMVAIFLLLNGIGDVFPPLGLDSQIGLIMVYLGGALGVNTYLMYGFFNTVPVSIDEAAKLDGAGHARIFFTIILRLVAPILAVVSLLTFIGTTNEFVIASTVLISPEKQTLAVGLYQFVSQQFSENYGLFAAGAVLAALPVMALFLFLQKYIVGGLTAGSVK
- a CDS encoding ABC transporter permease subunit, which produces MTTQTEIDDDLDTPPGGALPPVRAKRSARAARVAERASIGVPALIAKIALLGLVDATSLYALIVLAGKAQWTAFVVVLAIAAIVNAVYLSRKRLPAKYLVPGALFLVVFQLFVVGYSGYIAFTNYGTGHNSSKEDAVTALLQSAETRVPDSATYEVTVVRGPDGLGFLVTDPKGRVSLGDATHPLHPVDGSLPAGYTKLDFSQVISQQEAIAGLAVPVSADANDGTLRTSDGSTAYLYRSTLVYDAKADTMTDTKSGVVYSDTGRGAFTAPNGKELLPGWQIPVGLDNFFRAFGTESIRGPLVQVTVWTFAFAVLSVLTTFVLGLFLALVFNDWRMRGRKFYRVAMILPYAFPAFLSALVWAGMLNPDFGFVNQVLFGGAKIPWLTNEWLARGSILFVNLWMGFPYMFLVCTGALQAIPSELEEAARVDGATAWQAFRRVKFPLLLVSLAPLLISSFAFNFNNFNLIYMLTNGGPQLPDAGINVGSTDILISMVYKVAFVGANRDYGLASAFSIIIFVLVAAISAISFRQTKALEELT